A part of Prolixibacteraceae bacterium genomic DNA contains:
- the mnmH gene encoding tRNA 2-selenouridine(34) synthase MnmH: MELISAEEFLVKSEKYPIIDVRSPGEFEEGHIPNAVNMSLFDNDERAKVGTIYKRQGKDTAVLKGLEFVGPKMSVWAKRAKKMAVDNTILIHCWRGGMRSQSMAWLFEKVGIKCYVLTGGYKAYRSHLLEHVDQLPKLIVLEGFSGSGKTDILHHLEKSGSQIIDLEALASHRGSAFGGIGQKSQPSTQQFQNDLYQKVRLLDPSKPVWVEGESKFIGRVFLPDPFWERMNHCALLVIEMTREYRVKQLVKDYSRLDTDKMKGAINNLVKRLGHQRKDHILSCYESGDFDVVADLLLEYYDKTYEYSRDQMKDKKHVFTKVLPNTSSDDHARILIEEIETNYDQIYGVC, from the coding sequence ATGGAATTAATAAGCGCAGAAGAGTTTTTAGTAAAGTCAGAGAAATATCCTATCATTGATGTGAGATCGCCTGGAGAATTTGAAGAAGGACATATTCCAAATGCAGTGAATATGTCACTATTCGATAATGATGAGCGGGCGAAGGTCGGAACGATTTATAAGAGGCAAGGTAAAGATACGGCTGTTTTAAAGGGGCTTGAATTTGTTGGTCCTAAGATGTCTGTTTGGGCTAAGAGAGCAAAGAAAATGGCTGTAGATAATACAATCCTGATCCATTGTTGGAGAGGTGGAATGCGGTCACAGTCTATGGCATGGTTATTCGAGAAAGTAGGGATTAAATGTTATGTTTTAACCGGTGGTTACAAAGCTTATCGAAGTCATCTTTTGGAACATGTAGATCAGTTACCAAAGCTAATCGTACTTGAAGGATTCTCAGGTAGTGGAAAAACAGATATTCTTCATCATCTAGAAAAAAGTGGAAGTCAAATTATTGATCTTGAGGCATTGGCATCTCATCGAGGATCTGCCTTTGGTGGAATTGGACAAAAGAGTCAACCTTCAACTCAGCAGTTTCAAAATGACCTTTACCAAAAAGTGAGATTACTTGATCCTTCCAAGCCTGTATGGGTTGAGGGAGAAAGTAAATTCATCGGAAGGGTTTTTCTTCCAGATCCTTTTTGGGAAAGAATGAATCACTGTGCTTTATTGGTTATCGAGATGACTCGTGAATATCGTGTAAAACAGTTGGTTAAAGACTACAGTCGTTTGGATACTGATAAGATGAAAGGTGCAATAAACAATTTAGTGAAAAGATTAGGACATCAACGTAAAGATCATATTTTATCTTGTTATGAAAGCGGTGATTTCGATGTGGTGGCAGACCTTTTGTTAGAGTATTATGACAAAACATATGAATATAGTCGTGATCAGATGAAGGATAAAAAGCATGTTTTCACAAAAGTTTTGCCAAACACCTCTTCTGACGATCATGCCAGAATATTAATTGAAGAGATAGAAACAAATTACGACCAAATATATGGAGTGTGTTAA
- a CDS encoding efflux RND transporter periplasmic adaptor subunit: MKSRLTVLTLMLSFIVFACNEKQSIEPTKEEKIHKVFELKRQKIKYNISIPVELSSLEQAKIRAKIPGYIKLLKVDIGDFIKKGQLLVVVDAPEMNAKLLEAKAHEKEAKSHYLIKKEEYERFKNVSSLEGAVSQIQLITAKNMMLSSKELYLAALASTRLYREMEQYLEIRAPFDGVVTSRELNVGDFVGGNKQDVILTIDNPFVLRLHFNMPELYVKDTPSTDSITFSTESIRRKQFKAPFSRKSNIISAQSRTEKWEYRFKNDSLQLLPGMYAKGELNMFKGYKGFMVPMSAVVTTMKEQFVVAVVDKRTKWIDVKMGVVNNDSVEIFGELSDKDILLVRGSEEIPAGSEIQYAR, translated from the coding sequence ATGAAATCCAGATTAACTGTTTTAACACTAATGTTAAGCTTCATTGTCTTCGCTTGCAATGAGAAGCAATCAATAGAACCTACAAAAGAGGAGAAAATACACAAGGTGTTCGAATTAAAGCGTCAAAAGATAAAATACAATATATCAATTCCTGTAGAGTTAAGTTCATTGGAGCAGGCAAAAATAAGAGCAAAAATTCCTGGTTATATTAAATTGTTGAAAGTGGATATAGGTGATTTTATTAAAAAAGGGCAACTGCTTGTTGTCGTGGATGCGCCTGAAATGAATGCAAAACTACTTGAAGCGAAAGCACATGAAAAAGAAGCAAAATCGCATTATTTAATTAAAAAGGAGGAGTATGAACGTTTCAAGAACGTTTCTTCCTTAGAAGGGGCTGTTTCTCAAATTCAACTTATAACAGCTAAAAACATGATGCTGTCATCTAAAGAGTTGTATTTGGCCGCTTTGGCTTCAACTCGTTTGTATCGGGAGATGGAACAATACCTTGAGATACGTGCTCCGTTTGATGGCGTAGTTACAAGTCGAGAATTAAATGTTGGTGATTTTGTTGGAGGCAATAAACAAGATGTCATTTTAACCATTGACAACCCTTTTGTGTTACGTCTTCATTTTAATATGCCAGAATTATATGTCAAAGACACCCCTTCAACAGATTCGATCACTTTTAGTACAGAGAGTATAAGGAGAAAACAATTTAAAGCACCATTTTCTAGAAAATCAAATATCATATCCGCACAGTCAAGAACCGAAAAATGGGAATATCGATTCAAAAATGATTCACTTCAATTGCTTCCTGGAATGTATGCAAAAGGAGAATTGAATATGTTCAAAGGATATAAAGGATTCATGGTTCCCATGAGTGCTGTTGTAACCACTATGAAAGAACAATTTGTCGTGGCAGTAGTTGATAAAAGAACCAAATGGATAGATGTGAAAATGGGGGTTGTGAATAACGATTCTGTAGAAATATTTGGAGAGTTGTCTGATAAAGATATACTATTAGTCAGAGGATCAGAAGAGATCCCTGCAGGAAGTGAAATACAATATGCACGGTAG
- a CDS encoding efflux RND transporter permease subunit, producing the protein MKLIEGALRKPITVLVAILAVVFFSILSIKKMKVDIFPSFGSPTIYVAQPYGGLSPEQMESFVTNYYEYHFLYVTGVKSVESKSVQGNALIKVIFHEGTDMSQAAAEIVGYVNRSRAFMPPGTVPPFITRFDAGSVPVGQLIFSSDTRTLGEIADLALFKVRPMFSTLPGVSAPPPFGGSAKTVVVKLNPSQVQKYNLTPDEIVNRLAQSNRISPAGNIGIGDKMLIASQNSVIEKVSDFEKIPLSADEGPTVFLGDVANVRVGTDITTGYALVNGARSVYIPVTKRADASTWEVVKNVKRALPEMQASVPEDIKVSYEFDQSGYVINSLKSVAFEGLLGALLTGLMILLFLGDRRGALIVVLTIPIAILSSVICLGIVGQTINIMTLGGLALSVGLLVDEATVTIENIHRHMEMGKSKALAILHGCREIVIPKLLILFSILSVFAPALFMSGVPKGMFMPMSLAVGFSMIASFLLSMTFVPVMAVWIMKKIDHTKSESSRFSSLKANYALRLTRSIENKKRSLVVLFFITLIILLSSGLLIGVDIFPKVDAGQLQVRLRLDSGTRIETTEIATKSLLTTVDEIVGENRVDISSSFIGTQPSSFPVNLIHLWTSGPHESVTKINLVKGTDYPIEVLKEELRNRFKVKYPDAVLSFEPGDLVDQVMNLGSTNPIEITILGKDLQGSMDIARKVKDQMDKIPSLRDVQIATRLDYPEIKISIDRVKASKMGIMTDQISKSLVAATSSSRFTKPNYWRDPISGVAYQVQVEFPQYQMKSIKALASVPVKNNHDEKVYVRDVATVKTGVSPAEYDRLNQQRFITITANIHNSDLGHVIGQIDQAIKRVGELPKGVKVLTRGQADLLGLTMSELKQGLLIAIVVILLLLAVSFQSFRISLVSLSIVPLVIGGSLLFLLMTGNSLNIQSYMGTIMAIGVAISNAVLFVTDAENIRKYHGKDVAINAAKNRLRPILMTSFAMIAGMLPMSLGLGEGGDQVAPLGVAVLGGLFFSMIGTLLFLPIVYQQFVANIKYQSESLDPEDIQSRYYINNTSK; encoded by the coding sequence ATGAAATTAATTGAAGGGGCTTTAAGAAAGCCCATAACCGTACTTGTGGCAATTTTAGCAGTTGTCTTCTTCTCGATCCTCTCCATTAAAAAGATGAAGGTTGATATTTTTCCTTCTTTTGGATCCCCAACAATATATGTTGCTCAGCCTTATGGTGGTTTGTCTCCAGAACAGATGGAGTCTTTTGTTACGAACTACTATGAGTATCACTTTTTGTATGTGACCGGAGTAAAATCGGTTGAATCAAAATCTGTTCAAGGAAATGCTTTAATTAAAGTTATTTTCCATGAAGGGACTGATATGAGCCAAGCTGCAGCAGAAATTGTGGGATATGTTAATAGGTCTCGAGCCTTTATGCCTCCAGGAACCGTCCCTCCATTTATCACTCGTTTTGATGCAGGTAGTGTACCTGTAGGACAACTCATTTTTTCATCAGATACTAGAACATTAGGAGAGATAGCCGATCTTGCATTATTTAAAGTTCGTCCGATGTTCTCTACGCTGCCAGGAGTTTCAGCACCGCCTCCATTTGGTGGTAGTGCGAAAACCGTTGTCGTAAAACTTAATCCTTCTCAAGTTCAAAAATATAACTTGACTCCAGATGAAATAGTGAATCGACTTGCACAGTCTAATAGAATCTCACCAGCGGGTAATATTGGTATCGGAGACAAGATGTTGATTGCATCACAAAACTCTGTAATTGAGAAAGTGAGTGATTTTGAGAAGATACCTCTAAGTGCAGATGAGGGACCGACTGTTTTTCTTGGAGATGTTGCAAATGTTCGTGTTGGTACAGATATAACTACTGGTTATGCTTTGGTAAATGGTGCAAGGTCTGTTTATATTCCCGTAACGAAAAGAGCAGATGCATCGACATGGGAAGTGGTGAAGAATGTGAAAAGAGCATTACCAGAAATGCAAGCCTCCGTTCCTGAAGATATTAAAGTCTCATATGAATTTGACCAATCGGGATATGTAATAAATTCCTTAAAAAGTGTCGCTTTTGAAGGGCTGCTTGGTGCTTTATTGACCGGTTTGATGATACTTCTATTCCTAGGAGATCGAAGAGGGGCACTGATTGTTGTTTTAACTATTCCAATTGCAATTTTGTCGAGTGTAATATGTCTAGGTATCGTGGGGCAAACAATTAATATTATGACACTTGGAGGGTTGGCGCTTTCAGTAGGATTACTCGTGGATGAAGCGACAGTGACGATTGAAAATATTCATAGACATATGGAGATGGGGAAAAGTAAGGCTCTTGCTATTTTGCATGGGTGTAGGGAAATTGTAATACCTAAACTCTTGATTTTATTTTCCATCTTATCTGTCTTTGCTCCAGCTCTATTTATGTCTGGAGTTCCAAAAGGAATGTTTATGCCGATGTCCCTAGCTGTAGGTTTCTCTATGATTGCATCGTTTTTGTTGTCGATGACTTTTGTCCCTGTAATGGCTGTGTGGATTATGAAGAAGATAGATCATACGAAAAGTGAGAGTAGTAGGTTTTCATCCTTGAAGGCTAATTACGCATTACGACTGACTCGCTCTATTGAAAATAAGAAGAGATCATTGGTGGTACTATTCTTTATTACCTTAATCATTCTTCTTTCTAGTGGTTTGCTTATAGGGGTGGATATTTTTCCAAAAGTGGATGCAGGGCAGCTCCAAGTCAGGCTACGTTTAGATTCAGGGACTCGGATTGAAACGACAGAAATAGCTACGAAATCATTATTGACTACTGTTGATGAGATTGTAGGTGAAAATAGAGTCGATATTAGTTCATCCTTTATTGGAACTCAGCCTTCAAGTTTTCCTGTTAACCTTATCCACTTGTGGACTAGTGGTCCTCACGAGTCGGTTACAAAGATAAATCTAGTTAAAGGTACAGACTATCCAATTGAAGTTCTTAAAGAGGAGTTGCGTAATCGTTTTAAAGTGAAATATCCAGATGCAGTACTATCGTTTGAACCTGGAGATCTTGTAGATCAAGTAATGAACCTTGGTTCAACAAACCCCATTGAAATCACCATTTTAGGAAAGGATTTACAGGGTTCAATGGATATTGCAAGAAAGGTAAAAGATCAAATGGATAAAATTCCGTCATTGAGAGATGTCCAGATTGCAACAAGACTTGATTATCCCGAAATAAAAATATCTATAGACCGTGTAAAAGCGAGTAAAATGGGTATCATGACGGATCAAATATCAAAATCTCTAGTGGCAGCAACCTCCTCTTCGCGTTTTACCAAACCGAACTATTGGAGAGATCCTATCTCTGGAGTTGCTTATCAAGTACAGGTAGAGTTTCCACAATATCAAATGAAGAGTATAAAAGCGTTGGCCTCAGTTCCAGTAAAGAATAATCACGATGAGAAAGTTTATGTTAGAGATGTAGCAACGGTTAAAACGGGAGTTTCTCCTGCAGAGTATGATCGCTTAAATCAACAACGATTTATTACAATTACGGCAAATATTCATAATTCAGATTTAGGTCATGTTATTGGTCAAATAGATCAAGCCATTAAAAGAGTCGGTGAACTACCTAAAGGGGTGAAAGTGTTAACAAGAGGGCAAGCTGATCTGCTTGGATTAACAATGTCCGAATTAAAACAAGGTCTACTGATCGCTATTGTCGTTATCTTGTTGTTACTAGCAGTAAGTTTTCAATCGTTTCGTATATCACTCGTTTCTCTGTCTATTGTTCCACTTGTTATTGGTGGATCACTTTTATTTCTATTGATGACTGGAAATAGTTTAAATATTCAGTCATATATGGGTACTATTATGGCAATTGGTGTTGCAATATCTAATGCAGTATTATTTGTTACAGATGCTGAAAATATCCGAAAATATCACGGTAAAGATGTTGCGATTAATGCTGCAAAAAACCGATTGCGTCCAATTCTAATGACTTCATTTGCAATGATTGCAGGAATGCTGCCTATGTCATTAGGATTAGGTGAAGGAGGGGATCAAGTTGCTCCATTAGGGGTTGCAGTATTGGGTGGGCTTTTCTTTTCTATGATTGGAACGTTGCTCTTTTTGCCTATTGTATATCAACAATTTGTTGCAAATATAAAATATCAGAGTGAATCGCTAGACCCTGAAGATATACAGAGTCGATATTACATTAATAATACATCGAAATGA
- a CDS encoding TolC family protein has protein sequence MSQMIKKGLLFCSLCLKMTSAYSQEGLVSLMKYTENNYPEILAKQAELNMARSSLDMKKDNFLPDVDVSYDVNYATANNVTGMNNSSTSIGISGPPVQDPSYDGSIGSSAGIYMKWSPYTFGKRNAMVKGANNLVEMKEYELLDKQIQIQGSVAFYYLELIRAEKQLDVMRNNVERNEFLLKKSIRLYDEGLVSEVDRFKFQGELAKAKREAMEISKIVDSNYTRLVSFLGSKVDSIEPEKFFVKSLPNSRNIKSDIINSPSIIASDKSILYHSQQVKIAKKSWTPDIELWSMFGSRGSGFMYDGTVDPSHGFQLSYTNYGVGLQLSLSLSDFLKKKNRISYESFALEQELQEKELLLNNLQLRDRVARSKYRKSIVIAKGFPIEYEAYLKAYNTTLLQYENGLSDYTELIASQYDLLNVEMQKNSVYINAWQALLELSLVQGDLSIFTIEF, from the coding sequence ATGAGTCAAATGATAAAAAAAGGGTTGCTGTTCTGTTCATTGTGTTTGAAAATGACCTCTGCATATTCTCAGGAAGGTCTAGTTTCGTTAATGAAATATACCGAGAATAACTATCCTGAAATTCTTGCTAAACAAGCCGAATTGAATATGGCTAGAAGTTCTCTTGATATGAAGAAGGATAATTTTCTGCCTGATGTTGATGTATCATACGATGTTAATTATGCCACAGCAAATAATGTGACAGGTATGAATAATTCATCTACTTCTATAGGTATCAGTGGTCCTCCTGTTCAAGATCCATCATATGATGGATCGATAGGTTCTTCTGCTGGAATCTACATGAAGTGGTCTCCTTACACTTTTGGAAAAAGAAATGCAATGGTAAAAGGAGCAAATAATCTTGTTGAGATGAAGGAGTATGAGCTGCTTGACAAACAGATACAAATTCAAGGTAGCGTCGCATTCTACTATTTGGAGTTAATAAGAGCCGAAAAACAGCTTGATGTGATGAGAAATAATGTAGAACGAAATGAATTTCTTTTAAAGAAATCGATTAGGCTTTATGATGAAGGTTTAGTTTCAGAGGTGGATCGGTTTAAGTTTCAAGGAGAGCTTGCTAAAGCGAAGAGAGAAGCAATGGAAATATCAAAAATTGTTGATTCTAATTATACAAGGTTAGTATCCTTTTTGGGAAGTAAAGTTGATTCAATAGAACCAGAGAAATTCTTTGTGAAGAGCTTGCCCAATAGCAGAAATATAAAAAGTGACATCATTAATTCTCCTAGTATAATCGCTTCGGATAAATCAATACTATATCATTCTCAGCAAGTAAAAATAGCAAAAAAATCATGGACTCCTGATATTGAACTATGGAGCATGTTTGGTAGTAGGGGCTCCGGATTTATGTATGATGGAACCGTTGATCCTTCTCATGGTTTCCAACTTTCTTACACCAATTATGGGGTTGGATTACAGCTATCTCTCTCCCTGTCCGATTTCTTAAAGAAGAAAAATCGAATTTCTTACGAAAGTTTTGCTCTTGAACAAGAGTTACAAGAAAAAGAGCTTTTATTGAATAATTTACAACTTAGAGATCGAGTTGCTAGATCGAAATATAGAAAGTCGATAGTTATAGCTAAAGGTTTTCCAATTGAATATGAGGCTTATCTTAAAGCATATAATACCACGCTTCTACAATACGAAAATGGGTTATCTGACTACACGGAGTTGATTGCATCTCAATATGATTTGTTGAATGTTGAGATGCAGAAAAATAGTGTCTATATCAATGCTTGGCAAGCACTTTTAGAATTATCGTTGGTCCAAGGAGATCTTTCCATCTTTACCATAGAATTTTAA
- a CDS encoding arylsulfatase, whose translation MKGYKIRLSVLLLILSTLGVFAKRKNNRPNFLVIVVDDMGYSDLGCFGSEIRTPNIDKLAAVGVINTNFHTSALCAPSRSMLLSGCDNHEAGMGTMEEVYTYDKQNGAPEYAGVLSEDITTIPEILQLNGYETMMSGKWHLGDDKGHWPVDRGFDHSFSLLKGGGSHFSDRRGLMRRDDPLPYVEDDMLLDSLPKGFYSSKNYTDKMLSYLRENSGSGKPFFAYLAYTAPHDPVQVPDAWLNRYKGVYDEGYDVLAQQRLRGAVNSGVASSNSKVPDEHRNYERWNDLPLDRQKYLSRSMELYASMIEYMDDQIGRVISFLEKSKELENTYIIFVSDNGSNPKSHDFYSKLVDDMAYLDGFNLSYNNMGKIGSFASIEYGFAQATNMPKHYVKTTSGEGGVNTPFIIMGPKVEGQGRIKRELITSMDVKPTILDLAGVKSPKEYEGNTIIADRGVSLKQYFEGERDCPHAKGYIVAHEIFGTRYIRCGDYKLTNIGSAMHYGDDIWRLYNLKDDPSETIDISRSHPDIVKDLLIKWKEYKEEVGIIDYL comes from the coding sequence ATGAAGGGATATAAAATAAGGCTATCTGTTTTATTATTGATATTGTCGACATTAGGTGTTTTTGCAAAACGGAAAAATAATAGACCAAATTTTCTAGTAATCGTAGTTGATGATATGGGGTATTCAGATCTTGGTTGCTTTGGTAGTGAAATACGAACTCCCAATATAGATAAATTGGCAGCTGTGGGAGTTATAAATACCAATTTTCATACTTCCGCACTCTGTGCTCCATCAAGAAGTATGCTGCTATCTGGATGTGATAATCATGAAGCAGGTATGGGAACTATGGAAGAGGTCTATACGTATGATAAGCAAAATGGGGCACCTGAATATGCTGGTGTATTGAGTGAGGATATTACGACAATTCCTGAAATACTACAATTGAATGGATACGAAACAATGATGTCAGGGAAATGGCATCTAGGAGATGATAAAGGTCATTGGCCGGTTGATAGAGGTTTTGATCATTCATTTAGTCTTTTAAAAGGTGGTGGCTCTCATTTTAGTGATCGAAGAGGGTTAATGAGAAGGGATGATCCATTACCATATGTGGAAGATGATATGTTATTGGACTCGTTACCTAAAGGGTTCTATTCATCAAAAAATTATACGGATAAGATGCTGTCATATTTGAGGGAGAATAGTGGGTCAGGTAAACCATTCTTTGCATATCTCGCTTATACTGCTCCTCATGATCCTGTACAAGTGCCTGATGCGTGGTTGAATAGATATAAAGGTGTGTACGATGAAGGTTATGATGTCTTAGCTCAACAACGATTAAGAGGAGCAGTTAATTCGGGAGTTGCTTCCTCTAATTCAAAAGTGCCAGATGAGCATCGTAATTATGAGAGATGGAATGATTTACCTTTAGATAGACAAAAATACCTTTCTCGATCGATGGAACTATATGCAAGTATGATTGAATATATGGATGACCAAATAGGCCGAGTAATCTCCTTTCTAGAGAAGAGTAAAGAGCTGGAGAATACATATATTATATTTGTTTCAGACAATGGGTCTAATCCAAAATCGCATGATTTCTACTCAAAATTAGTTGATGATATGGCATATTTGGATGGGTTTAATCTGTCGTATAATAATATGGGTAAGATAGGTTCTTTTGCTTCAATTGAATATGGCTTTGCACAAGCTACTAATATGCCCAAGCATTATGTAAAAACGACTAGCGGAGAAGGAGGTGTGAATACACCATTTATAATTATGGGTCCCAAAGTAGAAGGACAAGGAAGGATAAAGAGAGAGCTGATAACAAGTATGGATGTGAAACCTACTATATTAGATCTCGCAGGAGTTAAGTCTCCCAAAGAGTATGAAGGGAACACAATAATTGCAGATAGAGGTGTTTCATTAAAACAGTATTTTGAAGGAGAAAGAGATTGTCCTCATGCAAAAGGTTATATTGTTGCTCATGAAATATTTGGGACTAGATATATTAGGTGTGGAGATTATAAGTTGACAAATATTGGGAGTGCAATGCATTACGGAGATGATATTTGGAGGTTATATAATTTGAAAGACGATCCGAGTGAAACAATTGATATTTCTAGATCTCATCCTGATATTGTTAAAGATTTATTGATTAAATGGAAAGAGTATAAAGAGGAGGTTGGAATTATCGATTATCTATAG
- a CDS encoding helix-turn-helix transcriptional regulator: MKRYTINSLESHKDILCNLFQAKRITDSVLELADGIISFYSLDFGIEAIVFDIDQHSSQQKVMIEFGKSYDVQYVLTLYHQNIEIGNDDSAVLKLHSQKSLTIMHSQYGYIVDVSKTQKVSHITFLIKYEAVKNLSLYGVLSVLDDLKLLYVDNLLDLPSLRSILSNRKSYTTELQPWISDSLLRSIFFISLEYIVRRSKTNLRSRVYDPSGNLLDRMLEIQNDICDLSQSRWSLDHLASKYRMSPMSLKKHFKAYFGRSPMKYYQDYRLQYARSMLLSSDYSLQDIAYRCGFSDLPHFSREFKKKYGVSPRDYIEKL; the protein is encoded by the coding sequence ATGAAGCGATATACGATTAACTCTCTTGAATCACACAAAGACATCTTGTGTAATCTTTTTCAAGCAAAGAGAATAACCGATTCAGTTCTTGAATTGGCAGATGGCATCATCTCGTTTTATTCTCTTGATTTTGGGATTGAAGCAATTGTGTTTGATATTGATCAACATAGCTCCCAACAAAAAGTGATGATTGAGTTTGGTAAGTCCTATGATGTTCAGTATGTATTGACACTTTATCATCAGAATATTGAAATAGGGAATGACGATAGTGCAGTTTTGAAACTTCACTCTCAAAAGAGCCTTACCATAATGCATAGTCAGTATGGTTATATAGTCGATGTTAGTAAAACACAAAAAGTGTCACATATTACATTCTTAATTAAGTATGAGGCTGTTAAAAATCTTTCGTTATATGGCGTATTGTCTGTATTGGACGATCTTAAGCTTTTGTATGTGGATAATCTACTGGATCTACCATCATTAAGATCGATTCTATCAAATCGGAAGTCTTATACAACAGAACTTCAACCATGGATCTCTGATTCATTATTGCGTTCAATTTTCTTTATATCATTAGAGTATATCGTTAGACGGTCGAAGACGAACTTACGTTCTCGTGTATATGATCCTTCAGGTAATTTATTGGATCGAATGTTAGAGATCCAAAATGATATTTGTGACCTCTCTCAGAGTCGATGGTCCCTAGACCATTTAGCATCAAAGTATAGGATGTCTCCAATGTCATTAAAGAAGCATTTTAAAGCATATTTTGGACGAAGCCCAATGAAGTATTATCAAGACTATAGACTACAATACGCAAGGTCTATGTTGCTGTCTAGTGACTATTCTTTGCAGGATATTGCTTATCGTTGCGGTTTTTCAGACCTACCACATTTTTCTAGAGAGTTTAAGAAGAAATATGGTGTGTCTCCTAGAGATTATATCGAGAAATTGTAA
- a CDS encoding nitronate monooxygenase: MKSLKIGNLEIPVPIIQGGMGVGISLSGLASAVANEGGVGVISAAGLGLIHKEKSLDYVKASIEGLKKEIRTAKEKTIGVIGVNIMAALTNFEDMVKTTIAEKADIIFAGAGLPLDLPKYLKPDSITKLVPIVSSAKAARIIAQKWITNYNYVPDAIVVEGPKAGGHLGFKANQIEDNNFSLEEIIPNVVKEIMPLRSKYNKAIPVIAAGGIHTQDDIQRIMELGADGVQLGSRFVTTYECDADDKFKQEYLKADESNIEIIQSPVGMPGRAIKNSFIDKVKEGLKSPKSCPFHCIRTCKVEKSPYCIISALYNAYKGNLKNGYAFAGSYAYKAKQLISVKDLFKELTQKSN; encoded by the coding sequence ATGAAATCGTTAAAAATTGGGAACCTTGAGATCCCTGTACCTATTATCCAAGGAGGAATGGGAGTTGGGATATCTTTATCTGGACTAGCATCAGCAGTAGCAAATGAAGGTGGTGTTGGTGTAATTTCAGCAGCAGGCTTAGGCTTAATCCACAAAGAAAAGTCGTTAGACTACGTAAAAGCAAGTATTGAAGGCTTAAAAAAAGAGATCCGTACAGCCAAAGAGAAGACCATCGGTGTAATTGGAGTCAATATTATGGCTGCACTAACCAACTTTGAAGACATGGTTAAAACAACCATTGCAGAAAAAGCAGATATTATTTTTGCTGGTGCTGGTTTACCTCTTGATCTTCCAAAATATTTAAAGCCTGATAGTATTACTAAATTAGTGCCAATTGTCTCTTCTGCTAAAGCAGCAAGAATCATAGCACAGAAATGGATTACAAACTACAATTATGTACCTGACGCTATCGTTGTTGAAGGACCTAAAGCAGGAGGACATCTTGGATTCAAAGCCAACCAGATTGAAGATAATAATTTTTCTCTAGAAGAGATTATCCCCAATGTGGTAAAAGAAATCATGCCGCTACGATCTAAATACAATAAAGCTATTCCAGTTATTGCTGCTGGAGGTATTCATACGCAAGATGACATACAACGTATCATGGAGCTTGGCGCAGATGGAGTTCAACTCGGAAGTCGATTTGTAACGACATATGAATGTGATGCCGATGATAAATTTAAGCAAGAGTATTTAAAAGCGGATGAATCAAATATTGAAATCATTCAGAGTCCAGTAGGTATGCCAGGGAGGGCCATTAAAAACTCGTTTATTGACAAGGTAAAAGAAGGGTTGAAATCTCCAAAGAGCTGTCCTTTTCATTGTATTCGAACATGTAAAGTAGAGAAGAGTCCATATTGTATTATTTCCGCTTTATATAATGCATATAAAGGGAATCTAAAAAATGGTTACGCATTTGCCGGAAGCTATGCATATAAAGCCAAACAACTCATCTCTGTGAAAGACCTATTTAAAGAACTGACACAAAAAAGTAACTAG